CCGGCACATGTACGTGGAGTTCATAGACCGCTGTACGATGACTACGTTTCTGGACTGCCACAAAAACGCTGTTGGATATTTCGGCGGCATACCGGGAGAGGGTTTGTCTGACAACCTAAAAAATGTGGTGATCAAACATCTGGTGGGCCGGGTGGAGTTTAATGCCACATTTGCGGATTTTGCCTTGCATTACCGGTTCA
This genomic stretch from Planctomycetota bacterium harbors:
- a CDS encoding transposase, with the protein product MTTFLDCHKNAVGYFGGIPGEGLSDNLKNVVIKHLVGRVEFNATFADFALHYRFKLSMVIEKCTNSGH